ATTCCCTACTGCATGAAACATATAGTATTGGAGGAACGCTTGAGCACCTGATTAGGGGGTCACGTAGGCGTCAATACTATTTTCTATAGACGCACCGGAATGCAACCGTTACCACACAGAGGTGCACCGGTGAATTTACTGCTCCAAAAAGCGGATTATGGCCGCTAAATAACCACGAAAGATTTTTGTGGTGCAGGAAACAAAGCAGATATATTAACAATAACAAACGTCTTCGCAAATGATGACACTCAGTTTAACCGATTACACACAAAACTAAGGCATGCATACCTAAGACTCAGAAGGTCTCCATCCCGTTCATGTGCGAGCCGGGCAGAAAAAAAGTAGTGGATAAACAACGGCAAAGACGCTCACTGATGGTGTGGTGCCCGAAAAATAGGGATGCGGGTAAAAGATGTCTTGTCGTCATGGCGCTCTCTCTTTCTGGTAAACACGCTAAGTTCTGGCGCATCGTTAATCACGATGGGCCCGACTGTCTCAAGTGCCAGATAAATGCCAACCGTGCTTCGACCGTCGCGTTTCATCTTCTTGAAAGGCAGGTTGCGCTTCATGGGCAAGTCCTCGTTCTCGTCCATTGGCCACGGCCCCAGGGTAATGTTCCCGCCCTTCCTGTCTAAGGGCCAGACGACCTTGGTTAACTCTTTCATCGCCTTGTGCTTCGGTGACGTGTCCATCGTGTTCGCCGAGGTTGGTGGCGAGTCCGGCGTGTTGTCCGTCATCCAGCTGATCTCTTCTGCGAAGTCGCCGTCCAGAGTCCGGAGATGGCGGCCCTGCGTCAAGTGCGAACGTACGCACAAAGCGCATCAGCTTCCTCTACAGGAAAGAGGTAGACCCAAATTTTTCTTGTACATGTGGAgcattccggctgaacccagagaCAAACTGCAATATACACGTTACCTGAAATACAGGTCAATGCGAGTGCGTTAGAAGACCTACCTCTGAACAGAGAGTTTAGAAACTAAGCCTCTTTCCGTACTAAGCTTTTGACGTGTTTGTTTTCTTCTATTTTCATCACCTATTTCTTTTCTAATGTTTTAAATACTTCttgctttctgtttttttgtattaACATACAGTTTTTAAGCCAGCTGCTTTTACGTTACCTATCTTCTCATACTCTCAATACGGGTGCCGCTGCTATCTCTAGCAAGAGCTTATTAATACGTCGACATATTGTGACGAcatgaccaaatgcatgttgctaaCTATTGTGTCAAGTATGCCACCCTTTTTTTGTTTCCAGCTTACTTGCCTAATTTAGTGTGTTTAATTAACCAGCTTTCGAAAAATGCAGCTGAGCTCAAAATTCTAATCAAGAAGTTGTACATGTATTAATTCTTGGTTCTTTTTATCTTACTACAGATGCCCgccaaaaatgaaaaagcacTTGACATGGCGGCTTGTGCACCCCCTGATTGCGGTGTTCCCTAATGTATCGTGTACGAACGGTATGCTTCCCTCTCGAGGGTTCATGAAGGCGATAAGCAAACGCAACGGTCATCGTTTGTGTCGGTGGTAGCAAAGCATGTGTAATCACTAATCACCCAGATATCACTATCTTCACTGTTTTGTCGAGAGAGCACACCCATTCAATTGCTTTTTACT
Above is a window of Rhipicephalus microplus isolate Deutch F79 chromosome 1, USDA_Rmic, whole genome shotgun sequence DNA encoding:
- the LOC142769283 gene encoding uncharacterized protein LOC142769283 → MAEPWVGLNEDDYPCPVLPPAKAAGSVRDACFAQELQGPEKRRLAEGKSAEQQDAEEVVAGLHHQSVVTGSLSLFVVLLPLVLPLVVYQCVSNPMLEARHGRLVRGILDLDDDTTPPVREPAHEGRHLRTLDGDFAEEISWMTDNTPDSPPTSANTMDTSPKHKAMKELTKVVWPLDRKGGNITLGPWPMDENEDLPMKRNLPFKKMKRDGRSTVGIYLALETVGPIVINDAPELSVFTRKRERHDDKTSFTRIPIFRAPHHQ